In Argiope bruennichi chromosome 4, qqArgBrue1.1, whole genome shotgun sequence, the sequence TcgatggcgcagtttagccagggttggctcttgcgccaataaaactcACAACCAACCCTGGATATtcgaagaaattttgaaattctattattgATATCTAACTAAACTTaagttataaatatgtattaagcATTCAGCTTTATTTACTAGAAAAactctttgtttttgttttagatttgcaacattatatcttcattttataattactaaaattggtttatgaaatctttaaattgcAAACAATACTAATTGTTATTTTATGATGATACAGATTATGTATTTTGTGGAAATACAGTTggattattttgcaataaacttTGTATTGTAGCTCTCAAAATGGTTGGGAaccagaagaaaatatatatagcaaGGACCTTATTTATGAGTATGAAAGGAAACAAGAATTGGAGGAAAAGAAACGACTGGCAGCAGTTAAGCGATCACTTCAAGATCCTTCAGGTTCTACTCCTGCTAAAAAAGTCAAGCTTGGATCTGATGTATGtttgtcttattattattattactagaaagaaatattaatatgtgAACTTTCTACTGTTATtgcaaatattgcaatttttttttttgtatgcctCAAAAGCTCTCAATCTTTAGTTTGAAATCTTATAATTTAGAATAGTTTCTGCATTTATAcacttttaaatagtatttaaaagtatatgaCTAAAGAGCATGACTACAAATAAAGCTACCAtctcttcattttaatttgtaccAGATTAAATATCAAGAATCCAATTATCAAAACTAATCTAATGAATGGGGGGGGGAACACgtgatgaatcttttttttttttttttttaatacacatgatttgttaaatattttatgacaaatgtcattatttaagaacttttatttttgtcattaaatacaattttattaaaatagttttaattttatatataaaagcattgATTTCCTGTAAATGTTGCTCAGTATTCCTTTtgtaaatattagtataatttaaCATCCATAGCAATCTtgtcttgtcttttttttttttgttatataatttttacattgagCTGCATTATATGTGCTGAATCTCTTATGTATTTCACATTTGACTTATCTTTTATCTCTTTTAAGGATATCGTTTCTGGAACTGTTGTTGCTACAGATTCTTTATTGCAAGCTTTGGGTATTCACCGGGACTTAAGTGAGGTACAGAATGACagcaataaaaagttttcaaaagagaAAGATAGTGAAGAAAAAATGTgggagattttaaataaaattcccacTAGTGTTGCTCAAGATGGTAGTGGAGATCGGTCTAATGAAGGCCCTTCTGCTATTTATTTGCCAAAACCTGGTGAGCCTGGAAAGTACATATTAGTTATGGGAGAACAGAATCAATTAAGTTTGTTGGAACAGTCCAATTTAGACCCTAAAGTATCTTTAGGAAAGAAACTGGTACCTGAAATAATTCTCAataagaatgaaacaaatttttatcctACGATCAAAGTTGAAGCTGATGATGATGATATACAAGTAATATCTCATACCCCCAAGAAAACAAATACTAATTTGTATAGTTATATGACAAATACAACAACACGTAAAAAGAAACCTGGAAGACCCAAAAAACCAAAAGTCGTAGAACCTCCAAGTTTCACTCATGATGAAACAACAAATGATTCTCAACAGAAAGAGGATGAACCCGTTTCTGGTAGACGTCGACGTGGAAAGCTTCCATCTAGATGGAATGATtacattgttgaaaattttgatgaGGCAATAACATCATCAACACCTAAACCTAAATTAGGCAAATTTTCAGAATCTGAAATGGATGTTTCTGGAGACAGCAACTTTGAGGATAATCTTTCAGGcaattttgaagaagaagaagatgaTGATATCATTCTTCCTGATGGCACAGCTCGACGTGGAAGTAAAGGCAGTGGAATTAAAATGCCTCGGCCTGTGGTCATTCCCCTTGGTGGTGATGCTCCCCAGCAGTCATCTGCTAATGCTGGCTCTTCTGTTGAACAAATGTGGAAATTCCCATCCACTAAGAAACGTGGTAGGCCACGCAAATTTGAACCTCAGCGCCACATTATTGTACAGAACATACCTCCAAGTACTTTTACTTCTCCTGCTGGTACAAAGCCTGAATTCCGACAAAGGACATTGACAGTCACACCCATATTCAAGACTAATACAGTATTATCCAGACCGATTGCTCCTAGACCTGAGCCAGGCATGAAGGTACTTCAGACTGGTTCCGGAGAAAAAATACTTGTGCCTGAATCAGGTGATGAAAATTCAATGACAGCAGATGATGCAAATATGTCTGGCATGTCTAGTCTTGATAATAGTATCAATTATCGTGAGTTAATAAGTGATCCAAACTTCAGTCCTCTAAAAAAAGGTCCTGTACGCAAGTCTTTTCAGTTTAGTCCTGAAGTTTTGCACCGAATGCCTAGTTCTCGTGGAAGGGGAAGTTCACATGGTTTAAAACGTAGGCCAGGGAGACCTCGGAAAGAAGACCAATTAAGTCGTTTAACTAATGGAGGTTATCTTGGTGCCACATTAAGTGAATTGATGACCAGAAAAAGCTCTATTGTGAGTCGAAAAATCAAAGAGGAGAGAGAGATAAAAAAGAATCGTATATTTGTAGTTATGCAAGATGGAACTATGGTAGAAGTCAGTGGTAATGACCGGCAAAAAGCTGTTCTGAAAGCAACTGCTAAAGTTGAAGCAATAAGACGAAGTGTTGGAAGGATTAGAGAAATAGAAAAAGCTAAGTATATGGAAGAGGATGAAGATGATTATGATGATCCCAAAAAACCAGGGTCGAGATATGCTTATGCTGTGAGTAATATTTAGtagtttaatatattagtaacatttgcttttacatattgtttaatatgaaatttattattgatctttaatttaataatcttccttgttttttttaaaactttttttaatattacattgttacatttttttgttatttaaatctaaaaatttttcttttgtagaaatgatattttattaaaattgtcttatttattcaatatacaaattatataatttcttgatcatgataactttttttataacattgGAAGGCCATGAAGTCTTttctattaacttaaaattataaacattttaagcaaaaaaatatatagagatctattcatttcatattttagatgatgtatttaatagtaaattttttaacaattaacttAATTATGGTTAAGGTGATTAAATTAAGATGTATGGTATAAGAGTTACTGCTTACAACTTTAGattttttaccatttaattaatttatattacaatatcCCAATGTAGCTTTGCAAAAAAATAAGacttgcaatttaaaatatctgtttattatttaaaaaaaattaccttaaaattttttctggtttaaaatgaatgttttaaaagaatgaatttatttataagaatctgTTTTTCTTCTACCCATtggcatttatttcaataatttttttaaagttaatcttTTTAGAGTATGACTTACTATGCAATATTACTGATTAATATTACAagcaatatttgtattaaatacattcttaaatatttcggtctttttaattattttaattgtgtattactgaaattttttattccagcAATGAAGCTTaatcatgtattaaatatttcattattttcctttattcttcCATAGTATTTTGTTCTAATaagcttataaaatttattttcagcttaAAAAGCGGGGTGATACAAGACCTGCTCTTGAGGATTGCACTCTTGAGACGATTGATGATTACAATGCAATGATTTTACCGAACTCAGTACAGCTTGTTGAAAGTGAATTGCCTCTTAGTGAAGCTGATAACTGCGACAAGTTATCCGGAATGTTCTTGTTCcgtcaaatattttcttcatatgatAACACACTTCAGTGCCTATTCTGCAGGAACAAATATTCCCTTCGCTTTCCTGCTGATCTTGAAAAACACTATCATGTAATTCATGAACTTGCAGTGCATACTAATAAGGCCgagtttaatgaaaatattgtttttgtctGTGTACCATCTGATGTAAATGAAGATACCACTCTGAATTCTGGCTGTCGCTTCTGTGACACAATTCTCAAAACTTTGTCTGAAGTTCGAGACCATTATCCAAACGCACATAACAAAACTGTAAGATTAGTTCCAGAATCAGATGTGACAGAAATtggtaatttcttttattgtggACTTTGTGGTCATCCTTCAGCTGATTTTTCAACTCATCATAATCATATGAAACAGATGCACAGAATGCAAACATATGTTTGCCGTTACTGTACATATTGTACTTCAAGGCCAAGTCGGTTGAGAACTCATGTCAAACAGAGACATTTACAGGATCAACCTGGACCTCATTTACAGTGTTCTGTGTGTTCTGTTTATGTGCATGGTAAAGACAGGCTGACAAAGCATATCATGCTCTCTCATGCAGTCCAGacaggtatttttttattttatctatttatcattggtttatatttaattggtttttttttgttactggaaaataaaaatagatttctggTTTCAAAAAAACATCattgtacaatttattttatgtacaatttGTCATATTCAAACTTTTGATCCAGTAAATGACTGAAAACCTTGCATATTTCTCAGTTGCTCCTACAGAAGTATGGAGACAGGATGTGCCTCCTATGGGAGGAATTATACCATGGTCGGTGATGGCCATTAGAACTTAGTTCTTTCACGTGCTGTTGTGGCACGTTGATTATTCAATCTAACCCTGGGTGGCTCAACTATGTTCCAGAAATAGAGCTTTTTGTTTTGCAAtctattaaatcatatttaaaattaagaaaaaatgatgaCATAAATTCATGCTATAATtggtttaaaagatattttcatttacacCTGTTTTTCTTATCCTCATAAATAAAGAtagcataaatacaaaaatttaaaaaaaaatacttacagaatTACTAATAAGTTAACTGtaaaatagtgttataattttaaaaaaaattaaaagtgattttaacATTGTACTTAATTTTACATTActtatgatattatatttattttaaatatatgagagTATTGAGATCTGTAATGAGTATTATGTTCCTTATCTGAAgtggaatattttcatttttgaataatttttcattactcTTTCATtcaatgtttgtttatttttattatattatttttttatattttgggaattttttatatggcaaattaaatttgatatccaGCTTTGAGAgatgaaaattaaactttgttatttatatacatcttgttaaaaattatattttactaatgaaAGAGTAATAATATATGTGATAAATTATTgtgatttgattttaattgggaagtatttcttcattttattaacattttaaaattctttaaagaaattggaCATGTTTGTTTTCAGAAGAagttgttttcttcattttttttatagatatcatATTGCAGATTTTGCATGATGCCTTGCTGATATCATATTATATCTGCTCCAAGATATTAAATTAGCAAAAGCTAAAAAGTTTTAAGGAAAAGTAATGTTTTTAGATAATggagaatttaaatgttttattttatttctttattatgtataataattttggaGGTTTTTTTTCAAAggtatatattacatttttatttaaaaattcgtgaAGCATGTTATTCTTAATTTCTACATTCTTAGGTCCTAAAACATGGTCTTGTGCAAAGTGCCTTTATCCATATGGTGATCCTCATGAATTAATGAATCACATACCCACTTGCCCAAAACTACAGTCTAATACTGAAGCAAAGACTGGTGGAAATGAAGCACAACCTGTTAAAGAAGtccttttttataaatgcaacaaTTGTTCTCTCACTTTTGCCTCGGAGGAAGAAATCAAagtaactttgaaaaatattttatttaaaatgttatatgagtattggtattttttaaatggctatctgttatttaaatgtaatattttgtatttttttgaagcaaacaatattgagttttaatattttgaaacttgatGATAATGGTATTTAAATACTATGTTTCTCTGTCAATACTATGTTATGCATAGGTTTTATTGTTGCTATTGAAATTGTTTACCATCTTGGAAATTGTCtagttttgaaaataactaaAGGAATTCACAATGAAGTTTAAAATGCTGCGCACATTTGTGACCTAAAaggataatattaattattaaaattaacatttattcattattcttgtgataaatacaaaatgatgaAGGTAAAAAGCTTAATGAagtagttacttttttttttatcttcacagTAGATTGAATGTATGCCAGTAATTGTAAGAATTTAGTAATGTTACCTTTTGATGTAAAAATCCCTGAAAAAGCTATGTTCATGATCTAAAGTTACTATGTTTAGTGTGCATTTAATGGTTCCTttagttattgagaaaaaaaaggcattttgtaCTAATACTTATGATTACTGACAActaatttcatcataataataatgtattactAAGTATGACATAAtactcatataaaaaatataaatattactaattcatatttaatctaattctgattttcagaaacatatgGCTGAAGAAATCCATGATCCGGGAGCCATTGAAGAAGTGATTCGTTCCACAGACAGTCATGAAGGTGGTCTACAAGACAATCTCCAAGCAGCGAAATGTGATCCTGCTACTTTTGATCACAAAACTTGCTTCTTATGCTTTATGAGATTCCCTACTGTGGAAATGTGTAAAAAACATCAGCATCATGTCCATATGCGATGGGTGACTAAAGGGTTACCAGATTATTCTAAAGATGGTTATTCGGGTTTGTATAACCCCTATTATTTCTTGGgtatggaatttcttttttttttttttatttcagtctgTTCTCTGACCTGGACTTGGACcttctctccttttttttaaaattctaataatataatttttttctaagtaaccatttatgaaaaagttgattattaattccttttgatattttatctttgcatctgaatataaatctaatataattatttaatctttttaatacttgaattttcttcaatttcagaCAATAATCTTCATATTTCtaaacatttgcatttaattatttttaatgtcggATAAGGCTAATCACTTTCTGAACAGCTGATTTCCTAgagatattgtttatatttaattttacttaagttATTTAGATATAAACTTATGTCCATAGTTTtatcaaattgtcagatattaatgccatgctattttaatttttttacacacaTTATGTTCATTATACATTTGAACTTGTCTGATGAGAactagtcccatgacatcataatgctattaaaaacacaATTCTATGGACAATCTATCTTCTGAATTTCATGAGGTTGTAGCttcacttttattcaaattttaacacacatagaaaaaaaaatcccccattgttagctttcaacaatgataGAAAATCTTGCAATGGaacatttgataaaacaataaaagtttgaattgtTGGAAAttggcaaaatatatttaaaaaaattgataggaTTTTGcattactattaaattaatataattaaaaaagctatttaaaaaaatttgggacatttaatttattttgtgcaattgtgtttttggaagatatggaaaaacatcaaaattctacttaatttttaattaattaaaattccaattaaagtttaaaaaggtCGCTTTAAGGTGTAGAGCACcaacctttttattatttttagggaTAAGTCGCCTTTGGCAATCAGCTGGTTCACCAAGtgtttgattatatttgatttcagataaattgtatagatataacttcatgtccctGGTTCTACGTAATTGTCTGActttaaagccatgttattttaatgatCCTACTTATGTTCTATTCATTATGtacataaacaattttaatatagaCAGTCTTGTAAGATagtaaaatgctattaaaaacattaatgttCTGCTTACATGCCTTCTAAATCTTGAAAaattgtaactttactttttgaTTTGTCATGTAAACtatagaaattaagcaaaaaataaatccaataaattttggtttgaattcaGGAAATTTCACACGaccattaaattaaattcataaaaaatcccattttttaaaaattttgataaggtgtaaaattaattttgtgttgtaatattcaCAGCAGTTATAgtgaataaatgcaaaattcagttttatttttaattgaaattctaatttaaaaaatcactcccAAGACACACATTTTCACACTACAAGGtatatatatgtgctaaatttgataactataggtcaaacagtctggtctGTAGAGTGTCCAACACACccacactcatctttattattaatagaaattgcattacaatatatatatatatatatatatattatgcaaataaaaaattatgtagacTAACAATATTGAAAGATAGCTTGCAGAGTATTTTATTTAGATGATGAACAATATCTGAAATGTTGTTGATCgtgttataaatgcattttaaattttatcgccTCCTTTACATTTGATtgacatataaaatatgaatttttatatatatttttatttcttgtgcttattttaatttttaccacAGAGCTTaacaagaatgaaaatgaagGAGAAATTGGACAAGCTATTCAAGAAATCCAATCAAATGCAGTACTTGAGATGTCTCTTGGTCAGAATGATGCATCTTCTTTAATCAGTAATCTTGAACAATTTGAATTGAATGTAAAATCTCAGATAAATGGGCAACAAATTTTTGCTCAAGGTACAACAGAGACAGCAGAAGGAGAACAAGCTGTCACAGTATCAATTAAAGAAACACTTCTTGATCAGCCAACAGGatcagatttcatttcaaatgatatAGGAGATCCTAGCAAAGCTGAAAAAACCTTTGAAGCAATGGACTTCCTGGATCTTCCTGGAGATAAAAATGACAGTGAAGGAGATAGGTTAAATTTCAACAAAGAATTGTCGTTGCCTAGTATTCCTATAAGAGAAGAATCAGATGTAAGCAAAGAATATAGAAGACTTGGTGAATTCGATGTCTCACTTGATGATTTGCCTGATGAGAAAGAACTTGCAGAAATTGGATTCCCTGCAAAGGTTGGACATTTTTGCCATATATGTGATGCAGTCATCAAGAGCTATCGATTGTATTACCTTCATATGCATAACCTACATCAAATGGAAAAGAGATTTCAGTGCATTATCACAGCTTGTAAAAAGACATATTCTGATGCTTACAGTTTTCATCAACATGTTTATAATGGGCATAATCAAAAGAGTGAACATTATTGCAGCATGTGTGACAATGTGTTTGCTGATGATGAAGAACTACAGGATCATCTTATCAGTGCAGACCATGCTAACAAGTATATGCAAGTGCAGgtataaattttaatggaattatatGTTGATTCATATGAATAGTCTAAGAAATTGGATTTTCTTTTgttggtaattttatttttatgtttaatagtttcatgcattacagattttattttgctgattaaattgattagaTCTGtggtaatttgaaattttattaatctgaatATCTAATCAAGGTTATTTcttgattatatattaaaaatttccctAACAAAATAATCAGATCCTCAGTTTTATCTTGGTTGAAAATCAGtagggaaaataatattttttaaagtaaatattctcaaattatataatttaaagttaatttcttgcaatatctaaatgtttttttaaaaaattgtagttaaattgtgatattttttatttaatatttcttttaccaATTACTTGTTTACATTTTCAACAAtggttgtttgaaaaaaaaaatgtcatgatacaagatttaaatttctaattaatacaagttttaaattttctaagttaattaatttatttaattctaaaattaattaaataatttctaagctaaaaataaatgataaattcagaaaatttaaatgtaaaaactctgattcatttctatttctacttttttaaatcaattttcagaGGGGTAGGGAGGATTTGTAACATAGAAGATGAAAAGCTCATTAAAGAGCagtattgatatttataaaaatcagtataTAGTCGTACAATTGACGAAGTTGAAAGGCAAGAATAAATAGATTTATCACCTGCAACTTACAACATTTCTGCAGAAtgcagaaataaaagtaaattgtaataaacttttaatattaacaaaaattaataaagatatgatAAAGATCAAGTGAAAAATAAGGATAAGTTTATTCTTAAAGgcagaagtatatttattttattaagaagtgaaatttttttgtatctcTTTTATATTCATGCAtgattaattttcttctatttttttacatgaattaaaacaatattgctataaatgtaaattttatattgaagtttattaatgagaaaaaaattgtttgtttcgAGGGACCaagtttgttttctattttttgctgtaaataattgaaaaaattattgcttcaggatttcattgattttaattaatactgtaataatttttttcttctttttgcagGAAAAATACAATAGAACTGAACCCCGAAACCACAGATGTAAAGTATGTCACAGTTGGTTTGGTTTATTTGCAACATTTGTGAAACACATGGAAACAGAAGGTCATAGCTATCAGTGTCGAGAATGTGGTTTACTTTTTGTACAGCCTGGACCTAGACGAAACCACATCCAAAGTGTTCATCCAGAAATTGCAAACATCTGTGAGGTAATATTCTTCATCTTTTCAAGTAAGGAAGTAAAGAAATTAGTgtcttaatatttgtatttacagaaaatttaatattgtaatattttcaaacaagacatgtataagtatttttattcttttatcatttgaatACGTATAATTCTGTTGCATAACTgtaatttcatattgaaataaaccaactgcattttatctttatttgtaaaGACATATAGATTTGGATTTTGCCAAAGATATGAAGTAAACAACATTAAGAAAAATGCAATTGTATCGCTTGGCATGAATGAAGATTGTGCTATTATAATACTGTATGTAATGAAGACAAATATTACTTTTGCATTTGACccttttttacaatattttaaaaacgttaaGGAGACATTAAATTGAGAAATAggatttgttattgttattagaTTCAGGCACAGTTTGATGCGAATTGTTCTTACTAAAATGaccaattgaaaaataattttaatttcaatattttagattaaaattattactacCTCTTATTGTATTTGCTTCTAAGAGGAAAACAGTGAAATTTCAtagtttctttaaattcatttcacaaattttggaatattttaatttaacccatCAACTGGCTGGGATATAGAAAGTCATTTGTGTATATTCAAGCATTATCATTTTAAAGGAATTGAAATGCTGGATAGTTGCTATT encodes:
- the LOC129965462 gene encoding uncharacterized protein LOC129965462 isoform X1, yielding MPKEQSRVASTSTGEEEVDVKPDLNDILRCGACEQLFFNLDDFVAHKSDNCVAPKDAASSGEESEIEVIRHDPSKVKKHTKSTKKLYDEYEEEYHSLYGHKKKSKYNDYYLSKKDKKHKYKDKKSLYADIQIKSEPLDEYEEATYCGICENCLRTEDCEECDVCIKKKSGSWKYATKRCLLRQCIEEINGQVYQVEKVLDKRIVDGRVEYFLKWKGYPDSQNGWEPEENIYSKDLIYEYERKQELEEKKRLAAVKRSLQDPSGSTPAKKVKLGSDDIVSGTVVATDSLLQALGIHRDLSEVQNDSNKKFSKEKDSEEKMWEILNKIPTSVAQDGSGDRSNEGPSAIYLPKPGEPGKYILVMGEQNQLSLLEQSNLDPKVSLGKKLVPEIILNKNETNFYPTIKVEADDDDIQVISHTPKKTNTNLYSYMTNTTTRKKKPGRPKKPKVVEPPSFTHDETTNDSQQKEDEPVSGRRRRGKLPSRWNDYIVENFDEAITSSTPKPKLGKFSESEMDVSGDSNFEDNLSGNFEEEEDDDIILPDGTARRGSKGSGIKMPRPVVIPLGGDAPQQSSANAGSSVEQMWKFPSTKKRGRPRKFEPQRHIIVQNIPPSTFTSPAGTKPEFRQRTLTVTPIFKTNTVLSRPIAPRPEPGMKVLQTGSGEKILVPESGDENSMTADDANMSGMSSLDNSINYRELISDPNFSPLKKGPVRKSFQFSPEVLHRMPSSRGRGSSHGLKRRPGRPRKEDQLSRLTNGGYLGATLSELMTRKSSIVSRKIKEEREIKKNRIFVVMQDGTMVEVSGNDRQKAVLKATAKVEAIRRSVGRIREIEKAKYMEEDEDDYDDPKKPGSRYAYALKKRGDTRPALEDCTLETIDDYNAMILPNSVQLVESELPLSEADNCDKLSGMFLFRQIFSSYDNTLQCLFCRNKYSLRFPADLEKHYHVIHELAVHTNKAEFNENIVFVCVPSDVNEDTTLNSGCRFCDTILKTLSEVRDHYPNAHNKTVRLVPESDVTEIGNFFYCGLCGHPSADFSTHHNHMKQMHRMQTYVCRYCTYCTSRPSRLRTHVKQRHLQDQPGPHLQCSVCSVYVHGKDRLTKHIMLSHAVQTGPKTWSCAKCLYPYGDPHELMNHIPTCPKLQSNTEAKTGGNEAQPVKEVLFYKCNNCSLTFASEEEIKKHMAEEIHDPGAIEEVIRSTDSHEGGLQDNLQAAKCDPATFDHKTCFLCFMRFPTVEMCKKHQHHVHMRWVTKGLPDYSKDGYSGLYNPYYFLELNKNENEGEIGQAIQEIQSNAVLEMSLGQNDASSLISNLEQFELNVKSQINGQQIFAQGTTETAEGEQAVTVSIKETLLDQPTGSDFISNDIGDPSKAEKTFEAMDFLDLPGDKNDSEGDRLNFNKELSLPSIPIREESDVSKEYRRLGEFDVSLDDLPDEKELAEIGFPAKVGHFCHICDAVIKSYRLYYLHMHNLHQMEKRFQCIITACKKTYSDAYSFHQHVYNGHNQKSEHYCSMCDNVFADDEELQDHLISADHANKYMQVQEKYNRTEPRNHRCKVCHSWFGLFATFVKHMETEGHSYQCRECGLLFVQPGPRRNHIQSVHPEIANICEICNMKLATSAQLWQHLSTHNIVHECSKCHRRFLQKEQLVAHSEVHAPPTPCPWEGCNRKLATKVGLFNHLRMHRGDTDFKCSICNKGFFKKKTLESHMKIHDERAPMQMPASRGRKSVMMGRSGHVEMNQHVEEIQIEQAEESIDSNQTEMIQLVCAGCMRPFESENHFQAHICTGQAATDAQGQVVVTTGQPVFGQDHQIIVQTGGNGTETTIDADQLVATAHQTLASSLNLSSQEFAEQLARVVAEAAGPGGPGQVTVSIAPSAKLDESGAVSVSIPEYEDSAGLPEEGTVVFNQENGTSTIMTAHHLVDAVDQAELQQIQTNEIVTDEHGNQTILIKNGGDENLMIQESLDQGKDDSHHSSEHAVFAVDSDGQHVLVPVEGNLQADGQATMDFQTQGNQDATEEFVAQISMGRNKGDGTLVENVQGENDAQLKSILEVGQLEGDDSQENAQIVMMVSNDQGGEGEGQQVPIQLPEDQPYASAALLKIPTADGGHQMLIIPINANENGNTVLTLPEGYTLGGGDGDGNITLALDPNSLPLGEGGEPQQLMLPVDADGQINLESLLQNTTVDALPNEG